The proteins below come from a single Gimesia alba genomic window:
- a CDS encoding tetratricopeptide repeat protein, whose product MAEENEDQPESDEAANVAVQEPPADKAEETAVEETEAVALSLRDKVTKFAKARWKLLGGAASVLTLLSIYLLSGTGEPEKTPKEKLAEALQTLETSQDAKSWAQAQKMAYDLKKEEYQDPDFPGALYYIFGVVAFRNAEELQGEAQDKQYLIASRYLKEAERRAIDQEHRPEWCYALGTCLNLLGSAKQSRSLLEEAVETFPAGRLKASMLLTDIYLDHKADAELKKAFELNTDAIQIEGLDVETLDRLYLQRAQIFLAQGKNEQAQKVLAQVKQKESVNQVTLVFQAQTMMAEGKYKEALSILAPVKDNLGLERKFPRQASYLMGLCAESLHDDEAAIGFYEQTTYRYAGTHEGLAADLHLAELLRKNGRTEEALIAYRKSLRSIENPDEFRNRWINLERIQKYVLDAWNDWVDEDKIKNGVTHFNAAIQLSDYLTPVFPEVQAKELAANANRRWAEYLERLYEDSTVSEQEALRPKLNERWKQSGIAYFELARKLSTSDRYGEILSISAEHFQKGHDFETALNVLTRFINTNPDKQMSQALVRRGEILLELDRLDQAIDHFQRVITNYPTDVASFEAKYLMGVAYLEKNDLDRAQEVWKNILESSNLTPKAKQWGDSLFSLGKLNFHLGKISDSKKDNVEQETTAEQQSPPKVKNVYYEEATNRLREYVDRYPDSEKVHEARYLLARSLQNLADQPFREMKDAKTDNARQELKRKQFAYLNMANEQLQILNRELRRLESLDRLDALGKRLLKSTCFGMAHLLYLTEEYEEAIKYYHDAVNRYPQCTEVLIAYMKMSGCYESLGKKNEAKSMIEQAKIILRQMPDSVFDSKATNLGREEWNRWLDWSRELRDSDNRTKQAQDGTGV is encoded by the coding sequence ATGGCAGAAGAAAACGAAGATCAACCCGAATCAGATGAAGCTGCGAACGTAGCGGTACAAGAACCGCCCGCGGACAAAGCTGAAGAAACTGCGGTCGAGGAGACCGAAGCGGTTGCGCTCTCGTTACGTGATAAGGTTACGAAGTTTGCCAAAGCCCGCTGGAAGCTTCTGGGAGGGGCTGCATCTGTTTTAACGTTGCTGTCAATCTATTTGTTATCAGGGACGGGGGAGCCTGAAAAGACTCCCAAAGAGAAGTTGGCAGAAGCGTTGCAGACTCTGGAAACTTCACAGGATGCGAAATCCTGGGCTCAAGCTCAGAAAATGGCATATGACCTGAAAAAAGAGGAATATCAGGACCCTGATTTTCCAGGGGCCTTGTACTATATCTTTGGTGTAGTTGCGTTTCGTAATGCCGAGGAATTACAAGGAGAAGCTCAGGACAAACAGTATTTAATCGCCAGCCGTTATCTTAAAGAGGCAGAGCGAAGGGCCATTGATCAGGAGCACCGTCCTGAGTGGTGTTATGCCTTGGGAACCTGTCTCAATTTGCTGGGGTCTGCCAAGCAGTCACGTTCTTTACTGGAAGAGGCGGTCGAGACTTTTCCAGCTGGAAGATTAAAAGCCTCAATGTTACTGACTGACATCTATCTTGATCACAAAGCCGATGCTGAACTGAAAAAGGCATTCGAGTTAAATACGGATGCCATTCAGATTGAAGGCCTGGATGTTGAGACACTGGATCGATTGTATTTACAGCGTGCACAGATTTTTCTGGCACAGGGGAAGAACGAGCAGGCACAAAAGGTTCTGGCTCAGGTGAAACAGAAGGAGTCTGTGAATCAGGTAACGCTTGTGTTCCAGGCACAGACGATGATGGCTGAGGGAAAATATAAAGAGGCATTATCGATTCTGGCTCCGGTGAAAGATAATCTGGGACTGGAACGGAAATTTCCCAGGCAAGCCTCTTATTTAATGGGGTTGTGTGCTGAATCTTTACACGATGATGAAGCTGCGATCGGTTTTTATGAGCAGACAACGTATCGTTATGCTGGGACTCATGAAGGACTGGCTGCCGATTTGCATCTTGCTGAGTTATTACGGAAAAACGGACGAACAGAAGAGGCATTGATTGCCTATCGAAAGTCTTTGAGATCGATTGAGAATCCCGATGAATTTCGTAATCGCTGGATCAATCTGGAACGGATTCAGAAGTATGTGCTGGATGCCTGGAATGACTGGGTAGACGAAGACAAGATTAAAAATGGAGTGACCCACTTCAATGCCGCAATTCAGCTGTCGGATTATCTGACTCCCGTGTTTCCCGAAGTGCAGGCTAAAGAACTGGCGGCGAATGCAAATCGTCGTTGGGCGGAGTATTTAGAGCGTCTCTACGAAGACTCTACCGTTTCAGAACAAGAGGCATTGAGACCCAAATTGAACGAGCGGTGGAAACAGAGCGGGATCGCCTATTTCGAGCTTGCCAGGAAATTGAGTACTTCTGATCGCTATGGCGAAATTTTGTCGATTTCTGCGGAGCACTTCCAGAAGGGGCATGATTTTGAGACGGCCTTAAATGTGCTGACGCGTTTCATCAATACGAATCCGGATAAGCAAATGTCTCAGGCGCTGGTACGCCGCGGTGAGATTCTGCTTGAGCTGGATCGGCTTGATCAAGCCATTGATCATTTTCAGCGTGTGATCACCAACTATCCCACAGATGTGGCTTCGTTTGAGGCAAAGTATCTGATGGGAGTCGCTTATCTGGAAAAAAATGATCTGGATCGCGCCCAGGAAGTCTGGAAAAACATCCTGGAATCCAGCAATTTGACTCCGAAAGCAAAACAGTGGGGCGATTCACTGTTTTCACTGGGAAAACTGAATTTTCATCTGGGGAAAATTTCGGATTCAAAAAAAGACAATGTTGAGCAGGAGACAACTGCAGAACAGCAATCGCCGCCAAAGGTAAAGAATGTTTATTACGAAGAAGCAACGAACCGGCTGCGTGAATATGTTGATCGGTATCCTGACTCTGAAAAAGTTCACGAAGCACGGTATCTATTAGCACGTTCGCTTCAGAATCTGGCCGACCAGCCTTTTCGGGAAATGAAAGATGCGAAAACAGATAATGCACGGCAGGAACTTAAGCGGAAACAGTTTGCTTATTTAAATATGGCCAATGAGCAACTTCAGATTTTGAACCGAGAATTGCGAAGATTGGAAAGTCTGGATCGGCTTGACGCGCTGGGAAAACGCTTATTGAAGTCAACTTGTTTTGGAATGGCACATTTGCTGTATCTGACTGAAGAGTACGAAGAAGCAATAAAATACTATCATGATGCGGTCAATCGCTATCCACAGTGCACCGAGGTTTTGATTGCTTATATGAAAATGTCAGGCTGCTATGAAAGTCTGGGGAAAAAAAACGAAGCCAAAAGCATGATTGAACAGGCAAAGATTATTTTGAGACAGATGCCCGATAGTGTATTCGATTCCAAGGCGACCAATCTGGGACGCGAAGAGTGGAATCGCTGGTTGGACTGGTCTCGCGAATTACGTGATTCCGATAACCGGACAAAGCAAGCGCAAGATGGAACTGGTGTTTAA
- a CDS encoding flagellar export chaperone FlgN, with protein sequence MTSTEMIDYFKLFSVRLEYSKALLKLSFQQQDLINQDDYSGLLDVLGKKQRLLGQLDQYKKQLPALWEKWKSDRDQLPEEKRESCERILSESEAVLAKLLENEDTSTQCMVDRRDRTKQQIQSLNQGEKVGEAYRDSLAPVTHRHLNIDQ encoded by the coding sequence ATGACCTCCACAGAGATGATTGATTACTTCAAACTGTTTTCAGTTCGCCTGGAATATTCAAAGGCGCTGTTGAAGCTTTCGTTTCAACAACAGGATCTGATTAACCAGGATGACTATTCCGGCTTACTGGATGTGTTGGGGAAAAAGCAGCGATTACTGGGTCAACTGGACCAGTATAAAAAACAGTTGCCTGCACTCTGGGAAAAATGGAAGAGTGACAGAGATCAGTTGCCTGAGGAAAAACGAGAATCATGTGAGCGGATTCTTAGTGAGTCTGAAGCGGTGTTGGCGAAACTGCTCGAAAATGAAGATACCAGCACACAGTGTATGGTTGACCGTCGTGATCGTACGAAGCAGCAGATTCAGTCGTTGAATCAAGGAGAAAAAGTAGGTGAAGCGTATCGTGACAGTCTGGCGCCGGTGACGCATCGGCATTTGAATATAGATCAGTAG
- a CDS encoding peptidoglycan D,D-transpeptidase FtsI family protein: MNSEKSHLRISWRTWSLVCLVVLAWIVISGRLVYLQYIGHRQFAKVVARQQVYKEKIPARPGDILDRNGRLLATTIVSNSLYVVPQRLEDQEKVAAVCEVLQLDLPHFQKRLKQNQEKLFLWVKRRLSEQELQAIRALKLSDDAWGFRQEYRRQYPQGALAAHVLGLRDIDGKGQGGLEEAFDHLLCGQDGSRFLIRDAHGRVIEVRNDSRVAARNGETLVVTLDSIIQLYTERQLQAIVQEWQPKSACAIVMDVKTCELLAMASVPTFDLNHPEKISESAWKNTAIASIYEPGSTLKPFIVAAALEKGLLEQDETFDCEHGEYRMGKRLLHDHHSYGMLSVTDILVKSSNIGMAKIGERLTNPGLYESVLAFGFGQKTGIQLPGELTGIVRPLSSWNIYSTGSIPMGQEIAVTPIQLITAHVALANQGNLLNPRLIRDQIDHTYFPRSEEEPAQVRPIVSTPIVSPEVADWLVRIPMTETVERGTGRKAQLEGYTVFGKTGTAQKPDPKTGKYSSQLHVSSFICGAPSHDPRVLVLVVVNEPSVGENHYGGTIAGPPAAEILKKTLMYQRVPFDKSGQLPLERTARRQRNALR, encoded by the coding sequence TTGAATTCCGAAAAGTCGCATCTTCGAATCAGTTGGCGTACCTGGAGTCTGGTCTGTCTGGTGGTGCTGGCATGGATCGTGATTTCCGGGCGGCTAGTTTATCTACAATACATTGGTCATCGCCAATTCGCAAAAGTTGTGGCGCGGCAGCAAGTTTACAAAGAGAAGATTCCCGCCCGTCCAGGAGATATTCTAGATCGAAACGGTCGACTGCTGGCGACCACGATTGTCAGCAACAGTCTGTATGTTGTGCCACAGAGGCTGGAAGATCAGGAAAAGGTGGCAGCGGTTTGTGAGGTGTTACAGCTCGATCTGCCGCATTTTCAAAAACGCTTGAAACAGAACCAGGAGAAGCTGTTTCTGTGGGTGAAACGCCGTCTTTCCGAGCAGGAATTACAGGCAATTCGCGCGCTCAAATTATCAGATGACGCCTGGGGCTTTCGTCAGGAATATCGCCGACAGTATCCCCAGGGCGCTTTGGCGGCCCATGTTCTAGGGCTGCGGGATATTGATGGCAAGGGGCAGGGCGGTCTTGAAGAGGCGTTTGACCATCTGCTTTGCGGGCAGGACGGCTCTCGTTTTTTGATCCGCGATGCACACGGCCGTGTGATTGAGGTTCGCAATGATTCTCGTGTAGCAGCACGGAATGGAGAAACGCTAGTTGTCACTCTGGACTCGATCATTCAATTGTACACAGAGCGTCAATTGCAGGCGATTGTTCAGGAATGGCAGCCCAAAAGTGCCTGTGCGATCGTAATGGATGTCAAAACCTGTGAATTGCTGGCAATGGCATCGGTGCCGACGTTTGATTTAAATCATCCTGAAAAGATTTCAGAATCGGCCTGGAAGAATACGGCGATTGCTTCGATTTACGAGCCTGGCTCGACCTTGAAGCCGTTCATCGTGGCGGCTGCGCTGGAAAAAGGGCTTCTGGAACAAGATGAAACATTCGATTGCGAACATGGCGAATACCGCATGGGAAAGCGTTTGCTGCATGATCATCATAGCTACGGGATGCTAAGTGTTACGGATATTCTGGTGAAGTCCAGTAATATCGGGATGGCCAAAATCGGAGAACGCTTAACGAATCCCGGATTATATGAATCGGTGTTGGCGTTTGGGTTCGGTCAGAAAACAGGAATTCAACTGCCAGGCGAACTGACAGGCATCGTCAGGCCACTTTCCTCATGGAATATCTATTCAACCGGTTCTATCCCCATGGGACAGGAGATCGCGGTCACCCCGATTCAGCTGATTACAGCCCATGTGGCGCTGGCAAATCAGGGAAATCTGCTGAACCCCCGTTTGATTCGAGATCAAATTGACCATACTTATTTCCCGCGCTCCGAAGAGGAGCCAGCACAGGTCCGTCCGATCGTCTCGACTCCCATTGTTTCACCCGAGGTCGCGGACTGGCTGGTCAGGATTCCTATGACGGAAACCGTTGAACGGGGGACCGGGAGAAAGGCACAGCTTGAGGGGTATACTGTCTTTGGGAAGACTGGGACTGCGCAAAAACCAGATCCCAAGACAGGCAAGTATTCGTCACAGTTGCATGTGAGTTCGTTTATTTGTGGTGCACCGTCGCATGATCCGCGAGTGTTGGTACTGGTTGTGGTGAACGAACCTTCGGTCGGTGAAAACCATTATGGCGGAACCATTGCTGGCCCACCGGCTGCTGAGATCCTCAAAAAGACTTTGATGTATCAGCGGGTCCCCTTTGATAAATCAGGGCAGCTACCATTAGAGCGGACCGCCCGCCGGCAGCGGAACGCATTACGCTAA